In Nematostella vectensis chromosome 3, jaNemVect1.1, whole genome shotgun sequence, the genomic window ATAAGCTCAAATCAAACACCGACGAGTTTTCTGTGTTTCTTTTGCAGCGGGAGGGACGATCATTGGTTCCATtttctcggtgatatttttgAAGCGTAAGTATCCTCCCATTCGCTTTTTCAAATTGCATAGTTGTTTTTTTCCCGTGTTTGTCACCCTCGCGTCATCTACCTACGTACTCCTACTGTATGGTGCACGATCCACCTATCCGCTGTCAAAAAAAGCTGCTCCTTTCTGAGGATGATTTGAATTGCAGGAGCTGCATGGCCAATCACTCTGGGTCTCGGTGCAGGCATAGGAGCTGGCTACACCAACTGCCGCCATCACTTATGGTGGAATAGGTTCCACCATCACAGCAACCATGGCCACTTTGGCCACAAACCTGGACACTCATTTGGACACGCCCATCCGCCGTTTTGGGGTCCCCCTGGGTTCAGGCGTGAAGGGGAGGTCAGTGTACATCAAAGATCTCTTTAAAAATTTGACGGCACTAGTGGTTCGCCTCTTTATAGTGAATAATTTTGTATTCCTGGAAAAATTATTTGTTAACAATGTCTGCCATTTGCTTGATCCCACATTAATGTCATGTTCAGGTCTGTAGGCTGGATTTGGTGTGATTGGAGTAGGCTTATGCATTTTTAAGGCTTCCCACTAAAAAGTCCAAAtatacagctatttcaaaTGAGGTTGCACCTAGGGAATCCATGTGCCTTAGACCGCaatgcttcatgggtatcgtATTAATGTCTAAATCCTAGTCTACTATAGCCATAATCCTAGTCTACTATAGCCATAATCCTAGTTTACTATAGCCATAATCCTAGTCTACTATAGCCATAATCCTAGTCTACTatagccatgtgaatgtttaCAGGCATATAAACAAGAATGTTACATCTTCGTTAACCtggttttgtgtttatttctgcttatttattttatacctGAAGCAATGTAGTTTCCGAAACATGAATTCTCTAAGTGCAACCTTGTTTGGGCCTGATGGTTGTTGTTATTACAGTTCAGTGTGcattttgaagtttccaaaTCTCTCTCATTGTTCACATTGTATTAAAAgactttgcctttttttttgcaggagAAGAGATATGAGAAGAAAACATACAAGGAAATGTCTCCTGTGAATGATTTCAAAGATAAAGACCCTCCTACTCAACCCGACAAACCGGTTGATGCCGGAAATCACTGATGAATTATCTCACAATGCCCCTCCCACTACATACTGTGCTGTAGGtggaaaagcctttttttgtGAGGGAGAATCACAAAAGAATTGTAGCTAggtattaataattaatttataAAAGTGTATGCAAAgtcaaaaacgaaaaaaaggcaaaaattaCATGGTTTTCTTCAAAGCAAATGTGATCATGTTCTTTTTTGACAATATAAGCTCAAAGTTCTAATAAAGTTGTGAAAAAAATTGTGGATCTTTGATCAATAGCTGGAAGAAAATACACAGACATTTTTTGTGTGATTATAACAGCTTTAGCATTCTTCTGGAGATACAGAAGAAATAGGGAGAAGTGAGAATGAGGGAATAGAGTGAGGAGTATAACCATTGCCAGATCCATCCTCAATTTACTGATACTCTCCAGAAAAGCTTGCATGCTAATAATAAGCTGATTCTTCACTCTTACTCTTGTCTGTACATGTAAATTTTCATACTAATTGAAATAATTCTATTCATAATATCTAATTTGTGTATGTTCAATACAGATACATCATAAGAGACATTAATAAAGATAAATATTGTTGTGAATTGAAAGAATCTTTTGGACTTTACACATTAGTAAAACTATATACTATATTGAGGCTTAGTACTTGTACTTTCCTCTAGACTATTTCAATAGTATAACAATTTGATAATAATTCCCAACCGCCTGATTCCCAAGAAAATTTGCAACCTTAGTCTAGATGATGATTTGCCAAACCATGTCATGGATTATCGAAAGCTTTTTTAGCTGATTTTGTGACAATTTTGTGACTTCCAGCTTTGACCAATGACTGTTTACAAATCAAGACATGGATCTTCGGCGCTTCAGTCCCGAAAAATGTGTAGTACAAAAAAttacataataaaataatgattCTGTGAAGAAAGTACAATAATTTAGCTTTAAAATTGTTTGCAATTTTTCACAATAGCCACATTGCACTTAACTACCTCAGCAAATTCTGTATTCCTTTTTTAAGACTGTTTTGACATTTAGAGagctaattttgttttctttttagataaGGGTCTCCGTATAAAGAGGTGTGTAAGGGTTGGGCTGGacttttttagttttcttcttaCCCCACTCACCAAGAGAGCCTCAAGCCCCAGGCAATTGatggtttaaaaaatcttTACACCAAGGCCTGCTAAATGTTCTATTCCTTTGCACTaaatgtctgtctgtctatctggATTTTCTGATGTTTGCTTGGCTCCTCCAAAATCTCTCTTTAGACGATCAGGGTTCATAGATGCCATGTTTGAGAAGTCTCTAAAAACATCTGTGAATGTTACATCACCTGAAATAATTGCCAAAAAAAACGTTACAAATGGGATCTGGAACCCTTCCCCTAGTTTAGCCAGCGCCTATGTATGACAGTTCCCCAATCCCATAGTTGAAGTTGACTGATACAGTAAGGTTAAATGTGCTTACAGTCAGGTTAAATGTGCATACAGTCAGTTTAAGTGTGCCATACAGTCAGGTTAAATGTGCATACAAAATGTTGCCTTCTTAAAATGTGGGCAAGTGTTCCTGTATGGATTTCATTGAAAAACTACTACTGACCAGAAGTATGTGACAAGAATAAATCCAGGAACCCTTCCTGGTTGACTTGGCATTCGTTCATACTATAACAACTATTGTCATGAAGTATAGGGACTTCTTCAATCTTCTGGTCAAAAGAACCCCTGGTGATGTGTATGTCCTCAGCCAAAAATCACAAGTAGTCACTAACTTGGGCTTCCATAGGAAAACTCCTCACTCTCCCTCATCTCATCATTGAGTCGTGCGATGCGTAACCtggacagaaaaaaatataaccgTGGTGACTGTCTGGACAGAATTAAATATAACCATGGTGGCTGTCTGgacaaataaatataaacatagTGACTGTCTGGacagaaataaatataaccaTGGTGACTGTCTGGACAGAATTAAACATAACCATGGTGACTGTCTGGacagaaataaatataaccaTGGTGACTGTCTGGacagaaataaatataaccaTTGTGGCTGTCTGGACAGTATTGAATATTACCATGGTGGCTGTCTGGAATGAATAACATATAACCATGGTGACTGTCTggacaaataaataatatatagatttaggcactgcctaaaagtgGAGCCTGCGTGGATGCACTTTTTTAGCAATACTTGTAGCAAATTTAAGGATATAGGGGATGCAAACTAGCTTTGGAgtagtttttatattttatatttatttccaAGTAGATCCTGGTGTCTTGGGTACATTACTAATTTCTGAcatgacccccaccccctgaggTTTGACTCTCTAAAAAAGTAGATGGGGTGTAGATAATCATTTTATCTTTTAGTGTATAAACTTCACCCAACTACTATTCCTCAGGGGATGTTTAATGGTTATTCTGATACTGCTATCCTTTAGGGGTATCAAATTATTGAATTTTTGTATTCAATAACAACTGATATATTTACCTCCCTCCACTCCCCCAGGAAGACTACCCAGGATTATGATGGATGAATGAATTGAATTGAGCAccagaatgacaataaatacttttattaACAAATGGATGCCTTTTATAGAatgcttgtttttattatgatTGTGCAAATGCACCATTATTTGACATGTCAAAGCTGAGATCCAGCAGTATGGGATTGCTTTTAGTAGGAAAATGGTGTATACACGTAAGTAGGAAAAATGCATGATGTTAAAAAAGGTGTTATTCTGAATTATTAAGAAATCATGGCTTTTAAtttaaaagcatttatttagGCTGGTGTCTTATCACATATAATTTTGGTTGTGAAAAATTGTGCAAGccataatagaaataatattgTATTGACACAGGTCaaaattattcatttttaAAGTTAGGCTTGTGTCCTATCCTTTATAATTTGGCTATGAAAAATTGTGCACACCACAATATAAATATTGCATTgacatgaaaaaataaaatggttcATTCAAAAAGTATTCATGTATAAAATTATGTTCGTGTTTTATCAT contains:
- the LOC5509345 gene encoding uncharacterized protein LOC5509345; amino-acid sequence: MAPVRKSEEEVGQIWDRCFIDTSIKAAGGTIIGSIFSVIFLKRAAWPITLGLGAGIGAGYTNCRHHLWWNRFHHHSNHGHFGHKPGHSFGHAHPPFWGPPGFRREGEEKRYEKKTYKEMSPVNDFKDKDPPTQPDKPVDAGNH